CGCGCCGTCGATGGGGAGCCGCGCCGGGCGTACGCCCTCGGTCACGTCACGCGTGAACCGGCCGATGGCGAGCAGCGGCCGTTGGCCATCGCCACGTCGAACATCGCACGCGACCCCGACCGCGTAGTGCGTTGGCAGGGTCCACTGCCGGCCGGATTCACGGGCGGTCCCGTCTTCATCGCCGAGCCCCACGGCGACCAAAGCTTCGTTGTGCGCTGTCTCGGGCTGATCGCGTCGGCCGACCGCAATCCGGACGTGCTCACGTTCGACGTGATCCGTTCGCTGATCGCGGAACTCGTGCGGCCGCAGCCACCCAAGCGCGGCCTGTTCCGCCGCCGCTAGTGCCCGGCGCTCTGGCCGCCGTCGACGTGGGAGATCTCGCCGGTGACGAACGGCGACTGCTCGAGGTAGAGGATGGCTCGTACGACATCATCGATCTCGCCCATCCGATTGACCGGGTGGAGCGCCGCCTGGGTGCCGTCGGGGTCGTCGGGGTGCATCGGGCTGCGGATGACCCCGAGGGCAACGGTGTTGACCCGGATGCCGCGGGTGGCGTATTCGATCGCCAGTGACTTGGTGACGGCGTTCAGGCCACCTTTGGTCAGCGAGGTGAGCCCCGCGGCCACCCGGGTGTCGGCGTTGTCGACCAGGCTGGTGGAAACATTCACCACATGCCCGCCGCCGTCGCGGGAAAGCATCGCCTTGATCGCGCTGCGGGACAGGTCGAAGAAACCCCGCAGATTGACCCCGACGACCTTCTCGTAGTCGGCATCGGTGTAGTCGGTGAACGGCTTGGAGACGAAGAGCCCGGCGCAGTTGACCAAGGTGTCGACGCGGCCGAAACGGTCCATGGCCGCATCGACGATCCGCGCTCCGGCGCCGAACTCGGACACGTCGTCGGACACGGCGAGCACTTCGGGATCCACCGACGGCAGAATGGCCAGCCCGGTCGCGACAACGGCAAAGCCGAGCCCGCGGTAGCCGGCAACCACCGCCGCCCCGATCCCTCCCGACGCCCCGGTGACGACAACGACCTTCTGCGCGGAGTCCATAACGGAATCATTCGCCACCCGCACTCGCGAGGGCGTACACGTCATGGGGTGTGTCGCTCGGTTGTCCAGCGGACGACCGCCTCGGTGCGACTGCGAACCCCCAGCTTCGCGAAGATGTGGTTCAGGTGGTTCTTGACCGTCTTCTCGGTCAGCCAGAGCTGCTCCGCGATCGAGGCGTTCGACAGCCCCTGGCACAGCAGATTGAGCACCTCCAGCTCGCGCTCCGTGAGGCTGCCATACGCCGGCTCTACACGTTCCCGGCGCGTCGGTTGCGCGCGGGCCAGTGACACGGCCACCGAGGCCGCCCGAGGAGAGAGCCAGCCCCGACCGCCGACGACCTCGTGCACCGCCCGGACCAGATCGCCAGGTTCGAATTCACCGTGTACGAGATATCCCCGCGCACCCCGTTGCAGCATGTCGGCGATGATGTGGGGCTCCTCGGAGCTGGTCAGCACCAGGACCGCTGAGTGTTGGCCCAGCTCGTTGACCACCGACAAGCCGTCGGCGATCGGCATGCGGTGGTCCAGCAGCGTGATGGCCGGGCGCAGCTGCCTTGCCAAGGCCAGCGCCTCCCGGCCATTCGCCGCCTCGGCCACCACCCGCAGGCTCTCGTCTGCCGCCAGGATCCCGCGCAGGGCGTCCCGCATGATCGGGTTGTCGTCGACTATCAGCACGTCGATGGTTGGCATCAGCCTGCTCCGACCGAGCGTCGGTGGTGACCGCGGACGCGAGTCTGCGGGTCGAGCGGGACCTCGACCGTGATCCTGGTTCCGGCGCCGGGTGCCGAAGCCATCCGCAGGACGCCACCGGCGGTCCTGGCTCGCTCGGTCATGCCCACGATGCCGAAGTGGCCGGCCGACTGGAGACCGGAGAGGTCGGCCGGCACGGCGAAACCGACGCCGTCGTCGGAGATCTCGAGCAGGAGGCCGTGCGGCTGTCGACGGAGCTGCACGGCGACCCGCCGGGCCCGGCCGTGCCGGGCGACGTTGGTCAGCGCCTCGCGCAGAATCCGGGTCAGCTCATAGGAAACCGCGTCGGGCGGGTCGACGGCGGCCGCCGCTACCCGGACCGGGATGCCGGTGGACGCGCTCCAGGCCTGGCACAGCTCGTCGATGCTCGCGGCGAGGTCGCCGACGTCGAACCGCATTCCTTCGAGTAGCTCCCGGGCTTGCTGGGTGGCCGCGGTCGCTCCGGCGACGACCGTGCCGGCCAGGTGTTCGGCCAGCGCCGGCTGGCGGCGGAGCAACGACGGCAGGGCGAGCGCGGCCAGGGAGACGCCGCGCAGCGTCTTGGTGACCGAGTCGTGCAGTTCCCGGGCCAGCCGGGCCCGTTCGGATGCGACGGCGGAGCGTTGGGCCGAGGCGACCAGGTGGGTCGAGAGCTCGAGTTGGTGTGTCAGCACTGTGGTGGCCATCGACGCGCCGACGCCGGCGAGGGCGCCGGCCACCGGGAACGCGACCACGAAAGCCACGATGTCGACCGGCGGCTCGGTGCGGCGCAGCAATGCGGCGATGACCGTGAAGCCCAGCGCGGCGTGGATGACCCACACCGGCAGGGCGCGCAGGCCGAGCAGGACCCCGGCCACCGCCCCGGCGCCCGCGGCGTAGCAGAAGTAGGCGACGCTGCCGTGGCTGACGGCCAGGACGGCGAGAACCAGCGCCGAGTCGACGGCGATCGCGATGATCGGGTGGGTGACCAGGCCTGGCCAGCGGCCGAGGGCGGCGAGTTGCGCGGCCGTTGCCACCACGACCAGGGCGATCACCGCGATCACCGGGAGCCGGTTGTGCACCAGCAGGAGGCCGGCCGCGGCCGCGATCGTGGTGGCCACCGCGCGGCCGATCAGCACCGCCCGGGCCAGCGCCGCCGCGGCGACCTCGCGGCCGACCGCCATCACGAGACGACGACCTGGTCGACGTCGGGAGCCGGGGACTCGTCGTTGAAGAGGGTCAGCCGCAGGGGGCCAGCCGGCAGGTCGGCGGTGAAGCGGAAGGAATGCGGCGTGGTCCAGTCGGCGCCCTTCACCTGCCACGTGCGGGCCGGTGCGCCGTTGACGCTCACCTTCAGGGTTCGATAGCCGTCGCTCTCGTACACGATGGTCACGGTGCGTCGCCCGGCGACCGGAACCGTCGTGCGGACGGTTACCCGGCAGTCGATGCAGAGGTAGCGAACGCGCGCGCCGCCGCGGCAGGTCGCACACTCGGTCGCCGCCGCGCCGCCGGAAAGCGTGTTGCGCGGGTCTTCCGCCTCGACCGTGATCGGCACAAATCGGGCGATCGACGGGCTGACAACGGGCGTGGAAGCAGCCGGAGGCACAACCGGGGCAGCTGCGGGCGGTGGGTCGTGGTGCGGAGTGATCAGGGGCGGCACACCCACGGCCGCGGCCGCCACCCCGGCCGTCACCACGGCAAGCCCCAGCCACTGGCGGCGGCTGGGGCGGTGGCGACCCGGAAGGGTGTCCGGCGCAATGCCGTTCGCCACGGGCACTCCTCGTTCGGGCTGGTCAATCCCGGCGTTCACAATACGACGAGGGGCGGAGCGGCCCGCGATGCCGCCCCACCCCTCGTACCCCGGCAAAGACTTATGGCAGAAGGTAATCCTTGTTCAGCACGTACGGCGCGGGCTGTTGGTCGTCCCGGCCGTCGTGGCCCTGTGCGTCGCACTGCCTGGCCGCCACGATGCAACCGTTGACCATCGCGGCGAGGGTGCGGTCGTCCCAGCCGTTGAAGAAGTCGTAGTGGAAGGTCGGTCCGGCGCCACTGGCGAAGTGCACCTTCGACATGTTGCCGTTGACCGGCCAGGCCATCTTGAACTCCAGCTTCGGCACCGCGACCGGGTGGTCGTCGGGGCAGACCAGCCCCGAGGCGGTGTGGGTGTCGATCGGGTAGGCCATGTGGCTCTGGTGGTCGGGCGAGTCCAGGTGGATGCCGTCCCAGCAGCTCGGCGCCTGGTAGCGGATGTTCAGCTTGACGCTGCGCTCACTGGAGCACGTCTGCGGAATGTTCTTGTTCTTGTAGCTGTCGCCGCACTCGAAGCCTTCCTCCGTGGCGGCGAGGAACTTGTCGGCGTCGGTGTTCTTCGCGTTGCCGACGACGAACCGCAGGCCCTTGGGGAACGCCCGCACGCTGCGGTAGTCCGTGACGCCGGTCTTGTAGTAGATCGTCTGGAGACCTTCCGGGTTGACCGCGGTGTCGCCGTTGAAGAGGGTCGGCATCCAGTAGGCCGACAGGTCGCCCTTGGCCTTGCATGTGGTCTGGCCCTTGGAAAGGGACTCGACGGTGCTGTTCGCGTTGGTGGTGGTGTTGCCCATGAAGGTGTGCAGGTGCGACGCGCCCGGCAGCTTCGGGAAGACGATCGGGTCGTCGCCGACGTTGGTCCGGCTCACCGAGCAGTTCGCCTGGAACTCGTGGAACCCGCCCTTGTTGGGCGGAACCGCGTGGGACGGCTTGACGTTGGTCATCGGGTTGGGCGCCATGACGTAGCCGGCCGGGTTCGTGCCGCCGGACGGCGCCGACGTGCTGGCTGACGGGCTCGCCGACGCACTCGGCCGGGTGCTGGGCGACGCGCTCGCCGTTGGGCCGGCCGGCGTGGTGGTCGGCGAAGTGGTGGCCGGCGGCGCCCCGGAGCCAGTCGCCTTACCGAAAACCTGGAACTCGAACAGCGAATAGCCGTACGCGCCGGTCCGGGCGGTGCCGTACATCCGCACATAGCGACCGGTCGTGTTCACGGTGTGCGACTCAGTGCCACCCTTGCCCGTGGTGGTCTGGTAGACCGACGTCCAGTTCTGCGCGTCGGCCGACACCTGGATCTCGAACGCCTTGGCCGCCGCCCGCTCCCAGGTGAGCTCGACCCGCTCGATGGCCGTCGGGGCACCGAGGTCGACCTGGAGCCACTGCGGGTCGGCGAAGGCGCTCGACCAGCGGGTCTTGGTGTCGCC
This genomic interval from Asanoa ferruginea contains the following:
- a CDS encoding DUF1996 domain-containing protein; the encoded protein is MSSRSPRASRSRRFTMAGIGLALAGFVTWFAVGQLHLAGAEEIVLSQGKPVTASSVEGRAFPAEAAVDGDTKTRWSSAFADPQWLQVDLGAPTAIERVELTWERAAAKAFEIQVSADAQNWTSVYQTTTGKGGTESHTVNTTGRYVRMYGTARTGAYGYSLFEFQVFGKATGSGAPPATTSPTTTPAGPTASASPSTRPSASASPSASTSAPSGGTNPAGYVMAPNPMTNVKPSHAVPPNKGGFHEFQANCSVSRTNVGDDPIVFPKLPGASHLHTFMGNTTTNANSTVESLSKGQTTCKAKGDLSAYWMPTLFNGDTAVNPEGLQTIYYKTGVTDYRSVRAFPKGLRFVVGNAKNTDADKFLAATEEGFECGDSYKNKNIPQTCSSERSVKLNIRYQAPSCWDGIHLDSPDHQSHMAYPIDTHTASGLVCPDDHPVAVPKLEFKMAWPVNGNMSKVHFASGAGPTFHYDFFNGWDDRTLAAMVNGCIVAARQCDAQGHDGRDDQQPAPYVLNKDYLLP
- a CDS encoding SDR family NAD(P)-dependent oxidoreductase; the encoded protein is MDSAQKVVVVTGASGGIGAAVVAGYRGLGFAVVATGLAILPSVDPEVLAVSDDVSEFGAGARIVDAAMDRFGRVDTLVNCAGLFVSKPFTDYTDADYEKVVGVNLRGFFDLSRSAIKAMLSRDGGGHVVNVSTSLVDNADTRVAAGLTSLTKGGLNAVTKSLAIEYATRGIRVNTVALGVIRSPMHPDDPDGTQAALHPVNRMGEIDDVVRAILYLEQSPFVTGEISHVDGGQSAGH
- a CDS encoding sensor histidine kinase, producing MAVGREVAAAALARAVLIGRAVATTIAAAAGLLLVHNRLPVIAVIALVVVATAAQLAALGRWPGLVTHPIIAIAVDSALVLAVLAVSHGSVAYFCYAAGAGAVAGVLLGLRALPVWVIHAALGFTVIAALLRRTEPPVDIVAFVVAFPVAGALAGVGASMATTVLTHQLELSTHLVASAQRSAVASERARLARELHDSVTKTLRGVSLAALALPSLLRRQPALAEHLAGTVVAGATAATQQARELLEGMRFDVGDLAASIDELCQAWSASTGIPVRVAAAAVDPPDAVSYELTRILREALTNVARHGRARRVAVQLRRQPHGLLLEISDDGVGFAVPADLSGLQSAGHFGIVGMTERARTAGGVLRMASAPGAGTRITVEVPLDPQTRVRGHHRRSVGAG
- a CDS encoding LuxR C-terminal-related transcriptional regulator; its protein translation is MPTIDVLIVDDNPIMRDALRGILAADESLRVVAEAANGREALALARQLRPAITLLDHRMPIADGLSVVNELGQHSAVLVLTSSEEPHIIADMLQRGARGYLVHGEFEPGDLVRAVHEVVGGRGWLSPRAASVAVSLARAQPTRRERVEPAYGSLTERELEVLNLLCQGLSNASIAEQLWLTEKTVKNHLNHIFAKLGVRSRTEAVVRWTTERHTP